One part of the Pelagibacterium nitratireducens genome encodes these proteins:
- a CDS encoding M23 family metallopeptidase yields the protein MSRVQNQKDRQFGSLGISDAEPLLVNAAHGPIPQAGELDINSVIAITLTGIVSFLMMAGAIFLAFEGRDTFSTFSSAFHASSKPETSRTADGKTNRARTTVQNAPNRRTFTLSVAETDGRSAQLRNQEFEWLNVSLATSATILTADIPAPEDVDDDMGVAMTPTEDTAPNIASQVYGEAVDTEVLISSKPMLMDAAPPLAVSDASAVAFILDQSPTVPVGPPSPAFAYAAVPSEFPAVVSSIASNVPDNVSVVPKRRVGAGSTERLIKLEEESLVTEVLDQNGFTLGTSAQIVEATRNVLGLSNLPARTRLRILYRTGDETEASRPVRLSVYLHDEQTNSDAHAFTVAQTDSGRFVLALEPPSIPFPEESAERVDVAALPTLYRSIWETGRRSDLPDHVIEDLISIFSNDADLRKTVAPGDKLEILKANATQDHEDLLYVSLVSKGEKLELFRFTDRSGAVGYFDREGASGGALLLRRPLEGGGILTSPMGMRVHPVTGRRLGHEGVDLAAGAGTPIYAGGDGEVKLAGWNGNYGRQVQLTHVNGFETSYSHMSGIADGIAPGTQVEQGQVIGYVGTTGLSTGNHLHYEVTVNDRLVDALSVRLPPRKAVMPGEMGNFADVVYSVEQLLEEETPRQLPSPSNRS from the coding sequence TTGAGCCGCGTTCAAAATCAGAAGGATAGGCAATTTGGGTCTCTCGGTATTTCGGATGCCGAGCCTCTTCTCGTCAACGCGGCACACGGCCCGATACCGCAGGCGGGAGAGCTGGACATAAACTCGGTGATAGCGATCACCCTCACCGGCATTGTGTCCTTCCTTATGATGGCCGGGGCCATTTTCCTCGCCTTCGAGGGCAGAGACACCTTTTCCACCTTCTCAAGCGCCTTCCACGCAAGCTCGAAGCCCGAAACGTCCCGCACAGCCGACGGCAAGACGAATCGTGCCCGAACCACGGTTCAGAATGCCCCGAACCGGCGCACGTTCACCTTGAGCGTAGCTGAAACCGATGGGCGCTCTGCGCAGCTTCGCAACCAGGAGTTTGAGTGGCTCAACGTTTCACTGGCAACATCAGCGACCATTCTGACCGCCGATATTCCAGCGCCAGAAGATGTCGATGATGACATGGGTGTAGCAATGACGCCAACTGAAGACACGGCGCCAAATATCGCATCTCAAGTCTACGGTGAAGCGGTCGACACCGAGGTTCTCATTTCCTCGAAGCCAATGCTGATGGATGCCGCGCCACCGTTAGCTGTAAGTGATGCATCAGCGGTCGCATTCATTTTGGACCAATCGCCTACAGTGCCGGTCGGGCCGCCGTCCCCGGCTTTCGCCTACGCAGCGGTGCCCTCGGAATTCCCCGCCGTTGTCTCCTCGATTGCGTCCAACGTGCCCGATAACGTCTCTGTGGTTCCCAAAAGAAGAGTGGGGGCAGGCTCAACGGAGCGACTTATCAAGCTTGAGGAAGAAAGCTTGGTTACTGAAGTTCTGGATCAGAATGGCTTCACGCTGGGAACATCGGCCCAGATCGTCGAGGCCACCCGTAACGTCCTCGGGCTCTCGAACCTGCCGGCCCGAACGCGCCTCAGAATCCTTTACCGCACAGGGGACGAAACCGAAGCCTCGCGCCCGGTTCGCTTGAGCGTTTATCTTCATGACGAGCAGACAAATTCCGATGCACATGCCTTCACAGTCGCGCAGACCGATTCCGGTCGTTTTGTTCTCGCCCTGGAACCGCCAAGCATACCGTTTCCCGAAGAAAGCGCTGAACGGGTCGACGTTGCAGCGCTTCCCACGCTTTATCGGTCAATCTGGGAAACTGGGAGGCGCAGCGATTTGCCGGACCACGTCATCGAAGATCTCATTTCGATCTTTTCTAATGATGCCGATCTTCGGAAAACGGTGGCTCCGGGCGATAAGCTTGAAATTCTGAAAGCCAATGCAACCCAGGATCACGAGGACCTGCTCTACGTGTCACTCGTGAGCAAAGGAGAAAAACTGGAACTTTTCAGATTCACGGACAGATCAGGTGCAGTTGGATACTTCGACCGCGAAGGCGCATCGGGTGGTGCGCTCTTGCTGCGTCGGCCACTAGAGGGAGGCGGAATTTTGACGTCACCGATGGGAATGCGCGTGCATCCGGTCACGGGTCGGCGGCTCGGTCATGAGGGCGTGGACCTGGCGGCAGGGGCCGGGACGCCAATCTATGCCGGTGGCGACGGCGAAGTGAAGCTGGCCGGTTGGAATGGCAATTATGGACGTCAAGTCCAGCTCACGCACGTCAATGGATTCGAAACCTCCTACTCCCACATGAGCGGCATTGCCGATGGCATCGCTCCCGGAACCCAGGTCGAACAGGGGCAAGTCATAGGCTATGTCGGAACGACCGGCCTCTCGACGGGAAACCATTTGCACTACGAAGTAACAGTGAACGATCGACTTGTGGATGCCCTGAGTGTGCGCCTGCCACCACGAAAGGCTGTCATGCCCGGGGAAATGGGAAATTTCGCTGACGTAGTCTACTCAGTCGAGCAACTCCTCGAAGAGGAGACGCCAAGACAGTTGCCCTCGCCATCAAATAGAAGCTGA
- a CDS encoding DsbA family protein codes for MNRKILVISILAAAFIAFGGAAWYVSQPVPTTDVAAADSGITEALVRGHSPILGPEEAPVTIVEFFDPACEACRAFYPVVEDILTDYPDDVRVVLRYAAFHGEASEQAIKVLEAARMQDVFVPVLEALLEAQPEWAAHGSAPQANILEIAGGAGLDVEAASSQIMSPSTVGLMNQDRTDIETIGVSQTPTFFVNGRPLTEFGAEQLRALVDEEVARVGDS; via the coding sequence ATGAATAGAAAGATCCTTGTCATTTCTATCCTCGCCGCAGCGTTCATCGCGTTCGGCGGCGCGGCATGGTATGTGAGCCAACCCGTGCCGACCACCGATGTCGCAGCCGCCGATTCCGGGATAACGGAGGCGTTGGTTCGCGGGCATTCTCCCATACTCGGGCCGGAAGAAGCGCCGGTGACCATTGTCGAGTTCTTTGATCCTGCTTGTGAGGCCTGCCGTGCCTTCTATCCGGTAGTCGAAGACATCCTGACCGATTACCCCGACGATGTGCGGGTGGTTTTGCGATACGCGGCGTTCCACGGGGAAGCGTCAGAGCAAGCAATCAAGGTCCTCGAAGCCGCGCGCATGCAGGATGTTTTCGTGCCAGTTCTCGAAGCACTGCTTGAGGCACAACCGGAATGGGCGGCCCATGGGTCCGCACCTCAGGCCAACATTCTCGAAATTGCTGGCGGAGCCGGTCTCGACGTGGAAGCGGCATCATCGCAGATCATGAGCCCGAGCACGGTTGGGCTCATGAACCAGGATCGCACCGATATCGAAACTATTGGCGTAAGCCAAACGCCCACATTCTTCGTCAATGGTCGACCATTGACCGAATTCGGCGCAGAACAACTGCGTGCGCTTGTTGACGAAGAGGTGGCGCGTGTGGGCGATAGCTAG
- a CDS encoding conjugal transfer protein TraH has product MIDPELIQLCADPRLEVEIVQQFVSEMNASDHLTIHVSQGKRTILVPKPETIEQAVETTREWVGQANVRVGVTQYPAGLGVTDPSQISHELFDSCENLRMGTELFDKVLRVVTQWYGGPAEPAFEDAIYAYRTGWFEGERIFYAEDPEVEVMAPERSTAQAEPGTGDAAQAEAEAGPSEPPFSYQDPNSASIRIDLSGIRVHNQEPPSSQ; this is encoded by the coding sequence ATGATCGATCCTGAATTGATCCAGCTCTGTGCTGATCCCCGGCTTGAGGTCGAAATTGTTCAGCAGTTCGTTTCCGAAATGAACGCTTCCGACCATCTGACCATCCATGTTTCCCAAGGCAAGCGCACAATCCTCGTACCCAAGCCCGAGACGATCGAGCAGGCCGTTGAGACGACGCGGGAGTGGGTAGGGCAGGCGAATGTGCGCGTCGGGGTAACGCAATACCCAGCCGGTTTGGGTGTGACTGATCCGAGCCAGATCAGCCATGAGCTGTTCGACAGTTGCGAAAACCTGCGCATGGGCACCGAGCTTTTCGACAAGGTGCTGCGCGTGGTGACGCAATGGTATGGCGGTCCGGCTGAACCGGCCTTTGAGGACGCAATCTATGCCTATCGCACCGGCTGGTTCGAGGGCGAACGCATCTTCTATGCCGAAGATCCGGAAGTCGAGGTCATGGCGCCCGAGCGCTCGACGGCGCAGGCGGAACCCGGAACCGGCGATGCCGCCCAGGCTGAGGCCGAGGCGGGGCCGTCGGAGCCGCCCTTTAGCTATCAGGACCCCAACTCCGCTTCTATCCGAATTGATCTATCCGGCATCCGTGTCCACAATCAGGAGCCTCCCTCGAGCCAATGA
- a CDS encoding disulfide bond formation protein B: protein MAHRSENIVLVAWMLSLTSSLAVLFIGEVLGQIPCSLCWFQRAFMFPLAIVLGLGVWWRDPMVARYGVILAAIGAVIALWHLGVFYGLTPESIRPCSASGPSCSGSEMTVLGLPIPLLSLVAFGAIATLLITSLRKNPNE from the coding sequence ATGGCCCATCGCAGTGAGAATATCGTTCTGGTCGCTTGGATGCTCTCGCTGACCAGTTCGCTGGCCGTGCTGTTCATTGGCGAAGTCCTGGGGCAGATACCATGCTCGCTTTGCTGGTTTCAAAGAGCCTTTATGTTCCCCCTGGCCATAGTGCTGGGGCTGGGTGTGTGGTGGCGAGACCCGATGGTAGCGCGATACGGGGTCATCCTGGCGGCAATCGGCGCAGTCATCGCCTTGTGGCACCTCGGAGTATTTTATGGTTTGACCCCCGAAAGCATACGTCCATGCAGTGCTTCGGGGCCATCCTGCTCAGGGTCGGAGATGACTGTGCTGGGCCTGCCAATCCCCTTGCTATCGCTCGTGGCGTTCGGCGCCATCGCAACGCTACTCATCACGTCCCTACGAAAGAACCCCAATGAATAG
- a CDS encoding L,D-transpeptidase encodes MLHAETEKRKTAPQTRRTFMKLGSAAALGGLLAACQTTQPEVAPVEPRIDPVYLDMYGPMPQERFPVPAVDLRQLDPAYYRRVVPDPTGETPGTLVVDTADRYLYLVRADGQAVRYGVGIGRAGFGWSGQGTIAYKKKWPTWTPPAEMIEREPELEKWADGQPPGLTNPLGARALYIFQDGRDTLYRLHGTGEVWSIGRAVSSGCVRLLHQDIIDLYNRVPNGAPIIVV; translated from the coding sequence ATGCTCCATGCCGAAACCGAAAAGCGCAAGACAGCACCCCAGACGCGGCGAACCTTCATGAAGTTGGGTTCTGCAGCAGCCTTGGGTGGCCTCCTGGCCGCCTGCCAGACCACTCAGCCTGAAGTTGCCCCGGTCGAGCCACGGATCGATCCAGTCTATCTCGACATGTATGGACCCATGCCCCAGGAACGCTTTCCTGTGCCAGCTGTCGATCTGCGCCAACTGGACCCTGCTTACTACCGGCGCGTCGTCCCAGACCCGACAGGGGAAACCCCGGGAACCCTCGTCGTTGATACGGCAGATCGCTATCTCTATCTGGTCCGCGCAGACGGTCAGGCTGTGCGCTACGGTGTTGGTATAGGTCGAGCTGGATTTGGTTGGTCGGGCCAGGGCACCATCGCTTACAAGAAGAAATGGCCCACCTGGACACCCCCGGCAGAAATGATCGAACGTGAGCCAGAGCTCGAGAAATGGGCCGACGGACAACCGCCGGGTTTGACCAATCCACTGGGTGCGAGAGCTCTCTATATTTTCCAGGATGGTCGGGACACGCTCTATCGGCTCCACGGAACAGGGGAGGTCTGGTCGATCGGCCGGGCGGTTTCCAGCGGCTGCGTTCGCCTCCTGCATCAGGATATCATCGATCTCTACAACCGCGTTCCAAATGGCGCGCCCATCATCGTGGTCTAG
- a CDS encoding multicopper oxidase domain-containing protein encodes MALDKSVDMVRRRSLIIGGLAVAGSTVVLTSSVAGQSMQGHDMTAMPDPDRPPLDLDAAPGAHEGGHGRMTTVGNVDLQRNGFDPTAMLTEWDVGTVSTMDDGRTLRTFEVEAIDKEIEIAPGVMFPAWTFNGRVPGPALRAKEGERLRIIFRNYGSHPHSMHFHGIHSWRMDGVPGAGLINPGDEFIYEFDAKPFGCHLYHCHAFPLKRHMHKGMYGAFVIDPDPNLHPDNTDVARSRLFGTPENARWQELVMVMNAFDTNFDNENEFYAVNTIANAYSQKPIHIEKSRPVRIYLVNATEFDPINSFHLHANFFNYFDTGTTLTPTLRTVDLIMQCQAQRGILEFSYADHEAGMYMFHAHQSEFTELGWMGMFDIVEA; translated from the coding sequence ATGGCACTCGACAAATCCGTGGACATGGTGAGGCGTCGCAGCCTCATTATTGGTGGCTTGGCCGTCGCGGGCAGTACGGTTGTGCTGACCTCCTCTGTCGCTGGTCAATCCATGCAGGGTCACGATATGACCGCGATGCCAGACCCTGATCGACCTCCCCTTGATCTGGACGCGGCGCCTGGGGCGCATGAAGGCGGACACGGGCGGATGACGACGGTGGGGAATGTCGACCTACAGCGCAACGGCTTCGATCCGACTGCAATGCTAACCGAATGGGATGTCGGCACCGTCTCGACGATGGATGACGGACGGACGCTGCGCACCTTCGAGGTAGAGGCCATCGACAAGGAGATCGAGATCGCCCCGGGTGTGATGTTTCCAGCCTGGACCTTCAACGGCCGTGTGCCTGGTCCCGCTCTCAGAGCAAAGGAAGGCGAACGGCTGCGGATCATCTTCCGTAATTACGGCTCCCATCCGCACTCCATGCACTTTCACGGCATCCATTCCTGGCGCATGGACGGTGTGCCGGGGGCTGGCTTGATCAACCCGGGCGACGAGTTCATATACGAATTCGATGCCAAGCCATTCGGCTGCCACCTCTATCACTGTCATGCATTTCCGCTGAAGCGGCACATGCACAAAGGCATGTACGGAGCCTTCGTGATCGATCCCGATCCGAACCTCCATCCTGACAATACCGATGTCGCGCGATCCCGCCTGTTTGGCACGCCGGAGAATGCCCGCTGGCAGGAACTGGTGATGGTCATGAACGCCTTCGACACCAATTTCGACAATGAGAACGAGTTCTACGCGGTCAACACGATCGCCAATGCCTATTCACAGAAGCCCATCCACATCGAGAAGTCGCGACCGGTGCGCATTTATCTCGTCAACGCAACCGAATTCGATCCCATCAACTCGTTTCACCTGCACGCCAACTTCTTCAACTACTTCGATACCGGCACGACCCTGACCCCGACCCTGCGCACCGTCGATCTGATCATGCAGTGCCAGGCGCAGCGGGGCATTCTTGAGTTTAGCTACGCCGACCACGAGGCCGGCATGTACATGTTTCATGCCCACCAGTCAGAGTTCACCGAGCTGGGGTGGATGGGCATGTTCGACATCGTGGAGGCCTGA
- a CDS encoding ZIP family metal transporter — MTELAQSSNASSGLRRFFWLLAPLLVLAIAIIWVAAADPLRSFNNGAPPVEAITFERTVLNDGGIQVQVRAGGSEDMTVAQVQVDDAYWDFAMTPSGPLARGSTAWIDIPYPWVLGEAHRVKLMTNTGATFEHEIAVAVHTPVATQRQLLQQAVVGAIVGILPVAIGLMFYPAMRNMGTSGMGFVLALTVGLLAFLLVDMTLEALELAAESAPLFQGPAMVILAALATFLILMGISRRGGRPEGLALAFYIAFGIGLHNFGEGLAIGAAFAAGSAGLGTFLVLGFAIHNVTEGIGIAAPIVRQKPPLWAFGALTLVAGAPAVFGMWIGSLAYGSQWSALALGVGAGAILQVIVEVSAFFLRSSGGRGPSWLSPPVLSGFLVGVAFMYVTAAAIKV, encoded by the coding sequence ATGACCGAGCTTGCACAATCGTCCAACGCCTCGTCCGGCCTGCGCCGGTTTTTCTGGCTGCTGGCGCCCCTGCTGGTGCTGGCCATTGCCATTATCTGGGTTGCTGCGGCAGACCCGCTTCGAAGCTTCAACAATGGCGCCCCTCCGGTCGAAGCGATCACCTTTGAGAGGACGGTCCTGAATGACGGTGGCATCCAGGTCCAGGTCCGTGCCGGCGGCTCCGAGGACATGACGGTCGCGCAGGTCCAGGTAGACGACGCCTATTGGGATTTCGCCATGACCCCCTCCGGCCCGCTGGCGCGCGGATCGACCGCATGGATAGACATTCCCTATCCCTGGGTGCTGGGCGAAGCGCACCGTGTCAAACTGATGACCAATACCGGCGCTACCTTCGAGCACGAAATCGCCGTCGCGGTGCACACGCCGGTTGCCACCCAAAGACAACTCCTCCAGCAGGCCGTGGTCGGTGCGATCGTCGGTATTTTGCCTGTCGCCATCGGTTTGATGTTCTATCCGGCCATGCGCAACATGGGCACGTCAGGCATGGGTTTCGTGCTGGCCCTCACAGTGGGCTTACTCGCCTTCCTGCTCGTCGACATGACCCTCGAGGCGTTGGAGTTGGCTGCCGAGTCGGCGCCTCTTTTCCAGGGGCCGGCAATGGTCATCCTCGCGGCTCTGGCGACGTTCCTGATTCTCATGGGTATCAGCCGCCGCGGCGGGCGGCCCGAAGGGCTGGCTTTGGCATTTTACATCGCCTTCGGGATCGGCCTGCACAATTTTGGAGAGGGCCTCGCCATTGGCGCAGCCTTCGCCGCTGGCTCTGCAGGTCTCGGGACCTTCCTCGTTCTCGGTTTCGCCATTCACAATGTCACCGAGGGTATCGGCATTGCCGCTCCCATCGTTCGACAAAAGCCACCGCTTTGGGCCTTCGGTGCCCTTACATTGGTCGCTGGTGCACCTGCGGTTTTTGGCATGTGGATCGGCAGCCTCGCCTACGGCTCCCAATGGTCAGCCCTCGCCCTGGGGGTTGGGGCCGGTGCCATTCTCCAAGTGATCGTCGAAGTGAGCGCCTTTTTCCTGCGCAGCAGCGGGGGCCGGGGGCCATCCTGGTTATCGCCGCCGGTCCTGTCGGGCTTTCTGGTCGGCGTGGCGTTCATGTACGTCACAGCTGCCGCCATCAAGGTGTAG
- the traF gene encoding conjugative transfer signal peptidase TraF, translated as MTSRRAAIAVIGVVVLGSMAAAFAFGGYRVNFTPSYAYGLWRIEPLDREVRVGDRIFICPPPGAAAELALERGYLPRGLCPSGSGPLIKTVVALSGQTVEVDGQVIIDGTPLPHSAVLEADAEGRAMPVHGGGTVETGALFVHSDFVGSYDSRYFGPLPAEGTLGLAREVFTFAP; from the coding sequence ATGACCAGCCGGCGCGCTGCTATCGCCGTCATCGGCGTCGTCGTTCTCGGTTCTATGGCGGCCGCCTTCGCCTTTGGGGGCTATCGCGTCAATTTCACGCCCAGCTACGCCTACGGCTTGTGGCGTATTGAGCCGCTGGACCGCGAGGTGAGGGTAGGGGACCGAATATTTATCTGCCCGCCACCGGGCGCGGCGGCCGAGCTGGCGCTTGAACGCGGATATCTGCCGCGCGGCCTATGCCCTTCGGGATCTGGACCGCTCATCAAAACCGTGGTCGCCCTTTCCGGACAAACGGTCGAGGTTGACGGCCAGGTCATCATTGACGGCACGCCGCTTCCACACTCCGCCGTCCTCGAGGCAGATGCCGAGGGGCGGGCAATGCCGGTTCATGGCGGCGGGACCGTGGAAACGGGCGCGCTTTTTGTTCACTCAGATTTTGTCGGTTCCTATGACTCACGCTATTTCGGGCCGCTCCCGGCCGAGGGGACACTTGGGCTTGCCCGCGAAGTTTTCACCTTCGCCCCGTAG
- a CDS encoding conjugal transfer protein TraB, with protein sequence MPAKFSPSPRSIALSAAFIAGGIFTGAVGWSGHTLALAAGVLFPALWAFAPSRAVAALVALAHFLAASRGLPEGVAIFYGSDMGMGLVLWLLASLMFVAVHTIVWTRKAGWQRPIRYAIATILMSLPPFGIAGWASPITAAGVLFPGWGWFGLAATATGLLIMTTRLWPIAALALGGAFAWSAASWTLPTVPEGWQGIDTSFQFSEAGQYADYAQHMATIAMVKEAAGQGASVVVLPESAFGIWTATTERLWTRELAGTDVMINGGAIVIDHSGYDNVMVQVSGEGSEVIYYERMPVPISMWQPWTTGGANAHFFANPVVDFAGVSIAPLICYEQLVIWPILQSMLFGPEVIVATGNGWWTGDTNIVAIQKASAEAWAALFGVPLVMAFNH encoded by the coding sequence TTGCCCGCGAAGTTTTCACCTTCGCCCCGTAGCATCGCGCTTTCGGCCGCATTCATTGCGGGCGGGATCTTCACCGGAGCCGTCGGGTGGAGCGGTCATACACTCGCCCTTGCTGCCGGCGTTCTTTTCCCGGCGCTTTGGGCCTTCGCACCGTCGCGCGCCGTTGCCGCGCTTGTCGCTCTTGCCCATTTCCTCGCCGCATCGCGCGGCCTGCCCGAAGGCGTCGCGATCTTCTACGGTTCGGATATGGGGATGGGCCTTGTGCTTTGGCTGTTGGCCTCACTCATGTTTGTTGCGGTTCACACCATTGTCTGGACTCGAAAGGCAGGGTGGCAGCGCCCCATTCGCTACGCGATAGCCACGATCCTCATGAGCTTGCCACCATTCGGCATAGCCGGATGGGCGAGCCCGATCACGGCGGCCGGCGTCTTGTTTCCCGGCTGGGGCTGGTTCGGCCTTGCAGCGACAGCGACTGGCCTTCTCATCATGACGACGAGATTATGGCCGATCGCCGCGCTCGCCCTGGGAGGAGCGTTCGCATGGTCCGCCGCAAGCTGGACCCTGCCGACAGTGCCGGAAGGCTGGCAAGGGATCGATACGAGCTTCCAGTTCAGTGAAGCGGGCCAGTACGCCGACTATGCGCAGCACATGGCGACCATCGCCATGGTGAAGGAGGCCGCAGGGCAGGGGGCAAGCGTTGTTGTTTTGCCCGAAAGCGCATTCGGAATCTGGACCGCGACTACCGAGCGCCTGTGGACCCGCGAGTTGGCCGGAACCGATGTGATGATCAATGGCGGTGCAATTGTCATCGACCACTCCGGCTACGATAACGTCATGGTGCAAGTGTCCGGAGAGGGCAGCGAGGTCATCTATTATGAGCGAATGCCTGTGCCGATCTCCATGTGGCAGCCTTGGACTACAGGGGGGGCGAATGCGCATTTCTTCGCCAATCCGGTCGTTGACTTTGCCGGCGTTTCGATAGCGCCGCTCATCTGCTACGAACAACTCGTTATCTGGCCGATCCTGCAATCCATGCTGTTTGGCCCGGAGGTCATCGTTGCGACGGGGAACGGCTGGTGGACGGGTGATACCAACATCGTCGCCATTCAGAAGGCGAGCGCCGAGGCGTGGGCCGCGCTTTTCGGCGTGCCACTGGTAATGGCTTTCAACCATTAA
- a CDS encoding cytochrome c oxidase assembly protein encodes MLQHIATMNVIAPAAVVFVLRHLPSNLWRSWHWATAVQLCVFWMWHAPPVMNAAMASSALHVFMQFSLFAVALWFWASVLTLPSSRRWVGIFSLLITAKLFCLLAALMIFAGRPIFAMNMGMDGVPTGITLADQELAGLIMIVACPLFYVSAGVYIAAKWLFELDAENRPAT; translated from the coding sequence ATGCTGCAGCACATAGCGACGATGAACGTCATCGCGCCGGCTGCAGTCGTTTTCGTCCTGCGTCATCTTCCATCCAATCTGTGGCGCAGTTGGCACTGGGCCACTGCGGTTCAACTTTGCGTGTTCTGGATGTGGCACGCCCCCCCTGTAATGAACGCGGCCATGGCTTCGTCTGCGCTTCACGTGTTCATGCAGTTTTCGCTCTTCGCGGTAGCGCTGTGGTTCTGGGCCTCCGTCCTTACACTGCCATCGTCACGCCGCTGGGTAGGCATTTTCAGCTTATTGATTACAGCAAAGCTCTTTTGTCTTCTCGCTGCTCTCATGATCTTCGCCGGTCGGCCGATTTTCGCCATGAACATGGGTATGGACGGAGTGCCAACGGGTATCACGCTCGCTGATCAAGAACTCGCGGGCCTGATCATGATCGTGGCATGCCCGTTGTTCTACGTTTCGGCCGGCGTCTATATCGCAGCAAAATGGCTTTTTGAGCTCGATGCGGAAAACCGACCTGCGACTTGA
- a CDS encoding DUF1223 domain-containing protein: MFVHISINGRLILRWCFAVMICLTAGAAFSWEMQEQPEAVVELFTSQGCLPCPAADRILTRLGDENKVITLSYHVDFWDYAGWADTFALPANGELQKAYAKRAGTGRIYTPQMIFNGERAVVGSSAEELRTALESASLELSLNVEIESQDIVNITAGPRSGLGNAIVWLVTFRDSAEVDVASGENMGQRLSYSHIVTSRRPVGMWDPTTGMEISIPVPEALGPANDGFALIMQEKDGALPGRILGAVMIAR, encoded by the coding sequence ATGTTCGTGCATATCTCCATAAATGGCAGGCTCATTCTCCGCTGGTGTTTTGCGGTGATGATCTGCCTGACGGCTGGCGCCGCGTTCTCCTGGGAAATGCAAGAGCAGCCCGAGGCCGTTGTCGAACTCTTTACGAGCCAAGGTTGTCTGCCCTGCCCGGCAGCAGATCGGATTCTGACTCGGCTGGGCGACGAGAACAAGGTTATAACTCTTTCTTATCATGTGGACTTTTGGGATTACGCCGGCTGGGCCGATACGTTCGCTTTGCCGGCCAACGGTGAACTCCAGAAGGCGTATGCCAAGAGGGCGGGCACCGGCAGAATCTACACGCCGCAGATGATCTTCAACGGTGAACGCGCTGTGGTCGGCTCTAGTGCCGAGGAATTGCGGACCGCACTGGAGAGCGCCAGTCTGGAACTTTCTCTAAACGTTGAAATCGAATCTCAAGACATCGTTAATATCACGGCGGGGCCGCGTTCCGGTCTAGGAAATGCGATTGTGTGGCTGGTCACTTTCCGGGACAGTGCCGAGGTTGATGTTGCAAGTGGCGAAAATATGGGCCAACGCCTTTCGTATTCTCATATCGTCACGTCCCGTCGACCAGTCGGGATGTGGGATCCAACGACCGGTATGGAGATAAGTATCCCGGTGCCTGAGGCTTTGGGGCCTGCCAACGATGGGTTCGCGCTCATCATGCAGGAAAAGGACGGCGCTTTGCCTGGCCGCATTCTGGGCGCCGTCATGATCGCTCGCTGA
- a CDS encoding cation diffusion facilitator family transporter has protein sequence MSHDHGHAHLDPKSGDRRVAIAIWANGLLTVAQIIGGILSGSIALIADAIHNFSDMASLVIAFGARKISRRPADARMTFGYGRVEIVAALINYTSLVLIGFYLIYEGVMRMVDPPEVAGWTVVILGTVALAVDTLTALLTYSMQKGSVNIRALFLHNLSDALASVAVILGGTLILLFDMRWVDPAITIGIALYILYLALTEIGGPIRTLMLGSPPDLDNDAVISAVRGIDGVVDVHHVHLWQMEEHAAALDTHVVIEQSKWEELEDVKRSIKQAIEDGFGITHSTLEFEREADAHKNAQIYDHGTDRGDGDHGH, from the coding sequence ATGTCACATGATCATGGTCATGCGCACTTGGACCCAAAATCGGGCGATCGTCGGGTTGCCATTGCTATATGGGCCAATGGTCTGCTCACGGTCGCCCAGATAATCGGAGGTATCCTTTCGGGCAGCATCGCGCTGATTGCCGATGCGATACATAATTTTTCGGACATGGCTTCGCTCGTGATCGCCTTCGGCGCACGAAAGATATCGCGACGGCCGGCCGATGCACGGATGACATTTGGGTACGGTCGGGTCGAGATCGTCGCCGCGCTTATCAACTATACCTCCCTTGTTCTGATCGGGTTCTATCTGATCTACGAGGGTGTCATGCGCATGGTGGATCCACCGGAGGTCGCGGGATGGACAGTGGTCATACTCGGCACTGTAGCGCTCGCCGTCGATACCCTCACCGCGCTCCTGACGTATTCGATGCAGAAGGGAAGCGTGAACATTAGAGCCCTTTTTCTGCACAACCTTTCCGACGCGCTCGCCTCGGTTGCCGTGATTTTGGGCGGGACCCTCATTCTGCTCTTCGACATGAGGTGGGTCGATCCTGCGATCACCATAGGGATCGCACTTTACATCCTCTATCTTGCCCTTACCGAAATCGGCGGCCCCATTCGCACGTTGATGCTTGGGAGTCCCCCTGACCTCGACAATGACGCGGTGATTTCGGCAGTGCGCGGGATTGATGGGGTTGTTGACGTCCACCATGTGCATCTTTGGCAGATGGAGGAGCATGCCGCCGCTCTCGACACGCATGTCGTCATCGAGCAGAGCAAATGGGAGGAGCTCGAAGACGTGAAGCGGTCGATTAAACAGGCAATTGAAGACGGATTCGGCATCACCCACTCAACCCTCGAATTCGAACGGGAAGCCGACGCGCATAAGAATGCCCAAATTTATGACCACGGGACAGACCGCGGGGATGGCGATCACGGCCATTAG